One part of the Nitrospira sp. genome encodes these proteins:
- a CDS encoding peptidylprolyl isomerase produces MESPAWYICAMTMQFQKKDPRATISTPFGDIRIRFYPDDAPRHVENFINLAKMGFYDDTTFHRVVPGFIIQGGDPLSKTPDRLLHGTGGPGYFLNPEPNDRPHKRGAISMAKMPRDGNSTRDFNDNGSQFFISLQDNGGLDRRYSIFGEIIRGIEVIDMIAKMPRDERDNPLEPIRMKVTVKE; encoded by the coding sequence ATGGAATCTCCCGCCTGGTACATTTGCGCCATGACCATGCAATTTCAGAAAAAAGATCCGCGTGCTACGATCTCCACTCCGTTCGGCGACATCCGGATTCGCTTTTACCCGGACGATGCGCCCCGGCACGTGGAGAACTTTATCAACCTGGCGAAGATGGGCTTTTATGACGACACCACGTTTCATCGTGTGGTGCCGGGCTTCATCATTCAAGGTGGGGATCCGTTGAGCAAAACGCCCGATCGCCTGCTGCACGGCACCGGTGGTCCCGGCTATTTCCTCAATCCCGAACCGAACGACCGGCCCCATAAGCGCGGCGCGATTTCGATGGCCAAGATGCCTCGCGACGGCAACAGCACCCGCGATTTCAACGACAACGGCTCCCAGTTTTTCATCTCCCTGCAGGACAACGGCGGCCTCGATCGGCGGTATTCGATTTTCGGGGAAATCATTCGCGGCATCGAGGTCATTGACATGATCGCGAAGATGCCACGCGATGAGCGCGACAACCCGCTGGAACCGATTCGCATGAAGGTGACGGTGAAGGAATAG
- the amrB gene encoding AmmeMemoRadiSam system protein B gives MTAKDPKQYPLLRNLQFSPIKEGEEQFIVLWDPTGLSKERLVLPLNYFFIVQHLDGEHSVQDIGAIYLKRFGEFLMPNKVEQLLADLDTKLFLEGERTEQAKQQALTAYRQAPSRSPQFAGRSYEADPAKLRAQINSFFVSKEGPEVKASEHKGKLIKALVAPTYEMKQAGPIYAWAYKELQDAQKPDLYVLIGTAHSGLEHPVAVTDKDFQTPLGLVKVERAVTDRLREQIPAAFTDELAHHNEHALEFQLPFLQETLGQEQAFTIVPILTAFSADSLRDPQIREQVETFLQALKEALAASGKSYCVVVGAELAHIGMRYGDSAPPTDFSFHRCMQTDLEMLKHVENRDPEEFAKFIQKENDQRRISGFSPIYSMLRLIQAETGQVLRYDRGITDQYNSTVTYASMAFF, from the coding sequence ATGACTGCCAAAGATCCCAAGCAGTACCCGCTGCTGCGCAATCTGCAATTTTCACCGATCAAGGAAGGGGAGGAGCAGTTCATTGTGCTCTGGGACCCCACCGGATTGAGCAAGGAACGCCTGGTCCTGCCGTTGAATTATTTCTTCATCGTGCAGCACCTCGACGGGGAGCATAGCGTCCAGGACATCGGGGCGATTTATCTGAAGCGCTTCGGCGAATTCCTCATGCCGAATAAGGTCGAGCAGTTACTGGCCGATCTGGACACCAAACTCTTTCTCGAAGGGGAGCGCACCGAGCAGGCCAAGCAACAGGCGCTGACCGCCTATCGCCAGGCGCCCTCCCGTTCGCCGCAATTTGCCGGTCGCAGTTATGAAGCCGACCCTGCCAAATTGCGCGCGCAGATCAACAGCTTCTTCGTATCCAAAGAAGGGCCGGAGGTGAAAGCCTCCGAGCACAAGGGCAAACTCATCAAGGCCCTCGTCGCGCCCACCTACGAGATGAAACAAGCCGGACCGATCTATGCCTGGGCCTATAAGGAATTGCAGGACGCCCAGAAGCCGGATCTCTACGTGCTGATCGGCACCGCTCACTCCGGGCTCGAACACCCCGTGGCCGTGACCGACAAAGATTTTCAGACACCATTGGGGCTCGTCAAAGTCGAACGCGCGGTCACCGACCGCCTGCGCGAACAGATCCCTGCTGCTTTCACCGACGAATTGGCACATCACAATGAACATGCATTGGAATTTCAGTTGCCGTTCCTGCAAGAGACCCTCGGTCAAGAGCAGGCGTTTACGATTGTTCCGATCCTCACGGCGTTTTCTGCGGACAGTCTGCGCGATCCGCAAATCCGGGAGCAGGTCGAGACGTTTCTTCAGGCCTTAAAAGAGGCGCTTGCCGCTAGCGGCAAATCGTACTGCGTCGTCGTGGGTGCGGAACTCGCCCACATCGGCATGCGCTACGGCGACTCGGCCCCGCCGACAGACTTCTCCTTCCATCGCTGCATGCAGACCGACCTCGAGATGCTCAAGCATGTCGAGAACCGCGACCCGGAAGAATTCGCCAAGTTCATCCAGAAGGAAAACGATCAGCGCCGTATCTCGGGCTTCTCGCCGATTTACTCCATGCTGCGTCTGATTCAGGCGGAAACGGGGCAGGTGCTGCGGTACGATCGCGGGATCACGGATCAGTATAATTCGACGGTGACGTATGCGAGCATGGCCTTCTTCTAG